In Chitinophaga sp. HK235, a single window of DNA contains:
- a CDS encoding pitrilysin family protein, whose translation MKLLKLTVSLLLFAGTLQTAIAQGKFQWKDATSGGYSYRYVTDDPMKARFYTLKNGLTVILSVNKKEPRIQTLIGTRAGSNNDPKDHTGLAHYLEHLLFKGTQQYGSLDWAKEKPYIDQIERLYDKYNKTTDPAARKAVYHEIDSVSGIAAKYAIANEYDKMMTGMGAQGTNAHTWVEETIYEEDIPSNAIDKYLTVQSERFRDPVFRLFHTELEAVYEEKNRGLDNDGRKVYEALLAALFPTHNYGQQSTIGTIEHLKNPNLKAIRDFYNTYYVPNNMAIVMAGDFDPDYVIKTIDNKFGYMKTQPVKEYKPAPEAAFKAPVVKEVFGPDAESIDIAFRLPGALDTKSSLVLGVLSSIMQNGKAGLLDLNINKQQKVLNSSAGVMSLKDYSILSLSGKAKPGQTLDDVKSLLLGQLDILKKGEFDESLVKAIVNNAKLSELQGLESNNTRATSIMDAFIKSKGANWTYDVAYVDDMGKVTKKQIVDYANQYLSNNYVVVYKRKGEDKNIQKVEKPAITPVEVNREAQSAFLQKVAAMPATPVQPQWLDYGKDIQTASVGNTNMMYVQNKDNGLFRLYYRFDMGSWSNKKLGLAAQYLQFLGTDKYTAEQISKEFYNIACNFSVAASAENTTITITGLQENFDKAVTLFENVLTHCQPNDAALASLKARMQKSRSDAKLSKSAIMKGVVNYAMFGARNPFNNQLSQADLDAVTATELTTLLHELPSYKHTVIYYGPQPLATAVADVKKVHTLPASFKEAPAAVKFTKTTQSNNQVLFADYDMVQTEVNWVGNESVYDPANTGIITLFNNYFGGGMGSIVFQTIRESKALAYSTYAMFVSPDKKGERYSQIAYVGSQADKMSEAIKGMNELLNDIPRSDKLLETAKESMKQDIETERITNDGIIFSYLAAQKLGLSTDIRKQVYESINKMNFSDVKKFHDENIAHKPYTYCVVASEKKVNMDDLKKIGQVKTLSLEEIFGY comes from the coding sequence ATGAAACTGCTTAAACTAACTGTATCGCTGTTGTTGTTTGCCGGAACACTGCAAACAGCCATTGCGCAGGGCAAATTCCAATGGAAAGACGCCACCTCCGGAGGCTACTCCTATCGTTATGTAACGGATGACCCCATGAAAGCCCGTTTTTATACCCTGAAGAACGGCCTTACTGTTATCTTGAGTGTCAATAAAAAAGAGCCCCGTATCCAGACACTGATCGGTACCCGCGCTGGCAGCAACAACGATCCGAAGGATCATACCGGCCTGGCCCACTATCTGGAGCACCTGCTCTTTAAAGGTACCCAGCAATACGGCTCTCTCGACTGGGCTAAGGAAAAACCTTATATCGACCAGATCGAACGTCTGTATGACAAGTACAACAAAACAACAGATCCTGCCGCTCGTAAAGCTGTGTATCATGAGATCGACAGCGTTTCCGGCATAGCCGCTAAATACGCTATCGCCAACGAATACGATAAAATGATGACAGGCATGGGCGCCCAGGGTACCAACGCACATACCTGGGTGGAAGAAACCATCTATGAAGAAGATATTCCTTCCAACGCCATCGATAAATACCTGACCGTTCAGTCAGAAAGATTCCGTGACCCGGTATTCCGCCTCTTCCATACCGAGCTGGAAGCTGTATACGAGGAAAAAAACCGTGGTCTCGACAACGATGGCCGTAAGGTTTACGAAGCCCTGCTGGCAGCACTGTTCCCAACTCATAACTACGGGCAGCAGTCTACCATCGGCACCATAGAACACCTCAAGAATCCAAACCTGAAAGCCATCCGCGACTTCTACAATACCTATTATGTGCCCAACAACATGGCCATTGTAATGGCTGGTGACTTTGATCCGGACTACGTGATCAAAACCATCGACAATAAGTTCGGCTACATGAAAACTCAACCGGTAAAAGAATACAAACCTGCTCCGGAAGCGGCTTTCAAAGCACCAGTGGTAAAAGAAGTATTTGGTCCTGATGCAGAAAGCATCGATATCGCATTCAGACTGCCTGGTGCACTGGATACCAAATCCTCGCTGGTATTGGGTGTGCTGTCCAGCATCATGCAAAATGGTAAAGCTGGTCTGCTCGATCTCAACATCAACAAACAACAGAAGGTCCTGAACTCAAGCGCCGGTGTAATGTCCCTGAAAGACTACTCCATCTTGTCTTTATCCGGTAAAGCCAAACCTGGCCAAACACTGGATGATGTTAAAAGCCTGCTGCTTGGTCAACTGGACATCCTCAAAAAAGGAGAGTTCGACGAGTCACTCGTGAAAGCGATTGTCAACAATGCTAAACTGTCCGAACTGCAGGGCCTGGAAAGCAACAATACCCGCGCTACCTCCATCATGGATGCTTTCATTAAGAGCAAAGGCGCCAACTGGACCTACGATGTGGCCTATGTTGATGATATGGGTAAAGTGACCAAAAAACAGATCGTTGACTACGCCAACCAATACCTCAGCAACAACTACGTTGTGGTGTACAAACGTAAAGGCGAAGATAAAAACATCCAAAAGGTAGAGAAACCTGCTATCACCCCGGTAGAGGTAAATCGCGAAGCACAATCTGCCTTCCTGCAGAAAGTAGCTGCCATGCCAGCCACACCAGTGCAACCTCAGTGGCTGGATTATGGAAAAGATATCCAGACTGCTTCTGTTGGCAATACCAACATGATGTATGTGCAGAACAAAGATAACGGTCTGTTCCGCCTCTATTACCGTTTTGATATGGGCTCCTGGAGCAACAAAAAACTGGGTCTGGCTGCTCAGTACCTGCAATTCCTGGGTACTGATAAATACACTGCAGAACAGATCAGCAAAGAGTTTTACAATATCGCCTGCAACTTCAGCGTAGCTGCCTCCGCTGAAAATACTACCATTACTATCACAGGTCTGCAGGAAAACTTCGATAAAGCCGTTACACTGTTTGAAAACGTGCTGACACACTGCCAGCCTAATGATGCTGCACTGGCTTCCCTGAAAGCCCGTATGCAGAAATCCCGCTCTGATGCGAAACTCAGCAAGAGTGCTATCATGAAAGGGGTTGTCAACTATGCGATGTTTGGTGCACGCAATCCTTTTAATAACCAACTGAGTCAGGCAGATCTGGATGCGGTGACTGCTACAGAGCTCACCACACTGCTGCATGAGCTGCCTTCCTATAAGCATACTGTTATCTACTATGGTCCTCAGCCACTTGCTACTGCTGTTGCTGATGTGAAGAAAGTACACACGCTGCCAGCCAGCTTTAAAGAAGCACCAGCTGCCGTGAAATTCACAAAAACAACCCAGAGCAACAACCAGGTACTTTTTGCGGACTACGACATGGTACAGACAGAAGTAAACTGGGTAGGTAACGAATCAGTGTATGATCCTGCCAATACAGGCATCATCACCCTGTTCAATAACTACTTCGGCGGAGGTATGGGCTCTATCGTGTTCCAGACCATCCGTGAGTCTAAAGCACTGGCTTACTCTACCTATGCGATGTTTGTATCTCCGGACAAAAAAGGAGAACGTTATTCTCAGATCGCTTATGTAGGCAGTCAGGCAGATAAAATGAGTGAGGCTATCAAAGGCATGAATGAGCTGCTGAATGATATCCCCCGTTCTGATAAGCTGTTGGAGACAGCTAAAGAATCCATGAAGCAGGATATTGAAACAGAACGTATCACCAACGACGGTATTATCTTCAGTTACCTGGCTGCACAGAAACTGGGTCTGAGCACAGATATCCGCAAACAGGTGTATGAGTCTATCAATAAAATGAATTTCAGCGATGTGAAGAAATTCCACGATGAAAACATTGCCCACAAGCCTTACACTTATTGTGTGGTAGCTTCTGAAAAGAAAGTCAATATGGATGATCTGAAAAAAATCGGTCAGGTGAAAACACTTTCCCTGGAAGAGATTTTCGGTTACTAA